Proteins found in one Misgurnus anguillicaudatus chromosome 3, ASM2758022v2, whole genome shotgun sequence genomic segment:
- the LOC141353284 gene encoding C-X-C motif chemokine 3-like, whose product MGFFLKALVLLQLAVVCIQLSGAQPIHDRCWCLNTLKRNVPRQKIMEFSITPQRTQCKNTEIILTLKPENTKTAVQQRCLSPETKQAANLQMCWNRVNTNSTRDVVKISECFPNQK is encoded by the exons ATGGGATTTTTCCTCAAAGCTCTCGTTCTCCTGCAGCTCGCTGTTGTGTGCATTCAGCTAAGTGGAG CTCAACCAATACATGACAGATGCTGGTGCCTGAATACTTTGAAGAGAAATGTGCCAAGACAAAAAATCATGGAGTTTTCGATTACCCCGCAAAGAACGCAATGCAAAAATACTGAGATCAT ATTAACACTAAAACCAGAAAATACCAAGACTGCAGTACAGCAGCGTTGTCTGAGTCCAGAAACCAAACAAGCTGCTAACCTGCAGATGTGCTGGAACAG GGTAAACACAAACAGCACCAGGGATGTGGTTAAGATCTCTGAGTGTTTCCCAAACCAAAAATGA
- the cxcl18b gene encoding chemokine (C-X-C motif) ligand 18b, with the protein MGFFLKALVLLQLAVVCIQLSGGHPIRDRCWCLNTLKRNVPREKIVEFSISPQRTQCENTEIILTLKPENTVSEVQQRCLSPETKQAANLQMCWNRVNANSTRDVVKISECFSHQK; encoded by the exons ATGGGATTTTTTCTTAAAGCTCTCGTTCTCCTGCAGCTCGCTGTCGTGTGCATTCAGCTAAGTGGAG GTCATCCAATCCGTGACAGATGCTGGTGCCTGAATACTTTGAAGAGAAATGTGCCAAGAGAAAAAATCGTGGAGTTTTCGATTTCCCCGCAAAGAACGCAGTGCGAAAATACTGAGATCAT ATTAACACTaaaaccagaaaatacagtGAGTGAGGTACAGCAGCGTTGTCTGAGTCCAGAGACCAAACAAGCTGCTAACCTGCAGATGTGCTGGAACAG GGTGAATGCAAACAGCACCAGGGATGTGGTTAAGATCTCCGAGTGTTTCTCACATCAGAAATGA